The genome window CCTATCCCCTTATTATATCATCTCAGTCCCATTTGGTACAATTTCTTTTTATAAGCATCGAAATCGACGAGTAAGCCTTGGCCACCGTACATATCGTAGGCATCGACCCAATCCCCATTTTCTGGGATGGTCACTCGTTCAATTCCTTTTCCAGCACTTCCGACTAGTCCAAGTCCATTGGTCAATAGGAAGGAGAAAGGAACATTGGTAGACGTCATGGCAAAGACTTTCCCAAGGGCTTCAGATCCCGTAAAGAGTTTGGTTGGATCCTTGATCTGATGCATGATAGCGGACATGACCTCTTGCTGGCGACGGGTCCGACCAAAGTCTCCTTCATCATCCTTGCGGAAACGCGAGTAATTGAGAAGGGTCCGGCCATCCATCCGTTGTTTTCCAACCTTGATGGTTTGCTGCGGAACGACACCGTCTTTCATGTTCAAATCATCTGGTACTTCTACTTCACTGACTTTTTCGCCATCAACCGTTGAAAATTGCGCATTCATCTCGACCCCATTTGGGAAGAGGGTATCGATCGCTGTCGCAAAGGTCTTGAAATCGACCATGGCGTAATATTGGATGTCAATGTCAAAGTTGTCTTTGAGCATCTGACGCACCAATTCAGCTCCTTGGTTGTTATTTTGCTCCCCGATAGTAAAGGCCGTATTGAGCTTCTGGTCGTAGTAGCCATCATACTCTGGAATATTTTGCTGGCTGACACCATCGATATGGACCAATGTATCCCGCATGAAGCTGACCATCTTGATTTTGCCTTCTTTGTTATTGACATTGACCACCATGATAGAGTCTGTCCGTGTCTCATCCGATTTCTCACCGATCCGACCATCTGTCCCCAAGATCAGGATATTGACCCCATCTCGCGACTTCTTGCCGTTAAATTTCTCAACGACAGCCGGTTTGGCATCTGGACCTGTCGGCTTGCTGTTGAGGCCTTTCACAAACATGAAGACCATGCCACCGATAATGAGCAAGAAAAAGACAGCAATCCACTTGAGAATCCGTTTGACGCGGATCTTTTTCCGTGGTTTCTTAGGTATATCGCTCGTCGCAGCAACTGCTTTCTTCTTAGACTTTTTGCTACGTGATTGGTAAACAGGGAGATCTCCAATCGGTTCAGCAATCTCACCTTGCACTTCTTCTGTAGCGTCTACCTCAGGTTGAAGGGTTTCTGCTTCCTCATAAGCTCCTTGGCTCTTCTTGAGCAGGTAATTGTATTCTAGTTGTTCTCGTTCATTCAAATAATGAAAATTTGAGTATAAGTACTCTAATCGCTTTCGCTCATGGTGAGATAGAAAGTTGGATTCCTTACTCATTTTTTCTCCATTCCTTTATCTTTTAAGGTATAGACCTGATACTGACCCAAGACTTTTGTCTGAATGCCCAAACTGTCTAATTCTTGATAGGCAAATTGCAAAAGATCAGGCGCTTCGTTTAGGAGGTCAATAATGAAAAAGTATTCTCCTAAAGCTGTTTTTAGGGGACGACTTTCAATCTTGGTCAAATTGATCCCCCGCCAAGCAAAGGTAGACAATCCTTTATAGAGGGCTCCTGCCAAGTTACTTGGCAAGGTCAAGGCCAAGCTAACTTTTTGAAGGGCTGGACTTAAAGTTTTTGAGATCGCTGGCTCTTTGGCTCCTAAAATCCAAAAACGTGTATAATTGTCCTCGATTTCTTGAATATCTTTGGCCTGGACTTCCAAGCCATACTCACTGGCTGCTGCCAGAGGGGCAATCGCTGCAATTTCCAAGTCTGGATGCTCTGCTACATAGCGGGCCGCATAGGCTGTTGAAGCCGTCATTTCCATAGCCGCATCTGGATAATGGGCCCTTAGAAAAGCCTTCCCTTGGGCCATGGCCTGTGGATGCGAATAGACTGTTCGAATGGGGCGATCTTTTTTAGCCACCAAGAGCTGTTGCTTGATGGGATAGACCACTTCTGCAACGGCCTGAATCGTCCCTTGATGAAAGAGGTAATCAATGGTCTCATGGACACTGCCTTCAATCGAGTTTTCAACTGGGACGACTGCAAAATCGATCTCTTGATTCTCATAAGCCTTGATGACATCTGTGATCGTCCGATAGGCGATGCGTTCAGAAGTCGGAAAGCTATGAGTGGCCACATCATGGGTAAAAGATCCCTTGGGACCAAGATAGCCTACAAGCATCGAATGATCTCCGCAATTTCTTCAGGTGTTTTGTCCTCGACATCCACAATATGGGTAGCAATATCCTCATACAAAGGCAAACGACCATCAAAAATCTTCTTGAATTCTTCTTTGGTGTGGTTTAAAAAGAGGGGACGTTGCATGGCTTTGTCATTTTGAATGCGTCTGTACAAGGTTTCAAAATCTACCCGCAGATATATGTTGTGAGGATTTTTTTCCAAGAGCGCACGGTTATGAGGGTTGACGACAATCCCGCCTCCAGGAGAAATAATGGCTGCTTCATTTTCCAATAAACGCTCCAGCATTTCAGCCTCGCGACGACGAAAGGCAGCTTCTCCTTCCACTGCGAAATAGTCATTGATCGACATACCGATCTCTTCAACAATTAATTCATCCATATCATGGAACTTTGGATCAAGAATGCGACCAACGGTCGTTTTCCCAGCTCCCATAAAACCAAGTAAAATTTTAGCCATGCAGTAAGGTCTCCAAATCTTCAAAAAAACTAGGGTAACTGGTGTTAATGGCCTCTGCCCGATCCAACACCACATTTCCATCTCTCACCAATAAGGCAGCAATGGCAGCCATCATCCCAATCCGGTGATCTCCAAAGGTCTCTAAGTCAGCTCCATGTAGGGGAGTTGGTCCGGTGATGACCATACCGTCTTCCGTTGGCACGACATTGGCACCCATAGCATTGAGACTATCTGCTACGACCTGGATGCGATCCGTTTCTTTCACACGAAGCTCCTCAGCATCCGCAATCACGGTCTGGCCATTTGCTTGTGTCGCTAGTAAAGCAATAATCGGCAATTCATCAATCAAGCGTGGAATCAACTCCCCATCAATCCGAATCCCTTTTAAGGACGAAGTCTTAACAGTGAGACTTGCAGAGACCGCTTTTTCATCGCGATCCTCCATGGTGAGATCTCCCCCCATTTCTTGAATCACTTCGAGAATCCCAGTCCGCGTTTGGTTGGTGCCCACATTTTCAATCTTGATCACACTATCTGGCAGAACGAGGCCAGCCACTA of Streptococcus sp. S5 contains these proteins:
- a CDS encoding LCP family protein, translated to MSKESNFLSHHERKRLEYLYSNFHYLNEREQLEYNYLLKKSQGAYEEAETLQPEVDATEEVQGEIAEPIGDLPVYQSRSKKSKKKAVAATSDIPKKPRKKIRVKRILKWIAVFFLLIIGGMVFMFVKGLNSKPTGPDAKPAVVEKFNGKKSRDGVNILILGTDGRIGEKSDETRTDSIMVVNVNNKEGKIKMVSFMRDTLVHIDGVSQQNIPEYDGYYDQKLNTAFTIGEQNNNQGAELVRQMLKDNFDIDIQYYAMVDFKTFATAIDTLFPNGVEMNAQFSTVDGEKVSEVEVPDDLNMKDGVVPQQTIKVGKQRMDGRTLLNYSRFRKDDEGDFGRTRRQQEVMSAIMHQIKDPTKLFTGSEALGKVFAMTSTNVPFSFLLTNGLGLVGSAGKGIERVTIPENGDWVDAYDMYGGQGLLVDFDAYKKKLYQMGLR
- a CDS encoding shikimate kinase; protein product: MAKILLGFMGAGKTTVGRILDPKFHDMDELIVEEIGMSINDYFAVEGEAAFRRREAEMLERLLENEAAIISPGGGIVVNPHNRALLEKNPHNIYLRVDFETLYRRIQNDKAMQRPLFLNHTKEEFKKIFDGRLPLYEDIATHIVDVEDKTPEEIAEIIRCL
- the pheA gene encoding prephenate dehydratase; translation: MLVGYLGPKGSFTHDVATHSFPTSERIAYRTITDVIKAYENQEIDFAVVPVENSIEGSVHETIDYLFHQGTIQAVAEVVYPIKQQLLVAKKDRPIRTVYSHPQAMAQGKAFLRAHYPDAAMEMTASTAYAARYVAEHPDLEIAAIAPLAAASEYGLEVQAKDIQEIEDNYTRFWILGAKEPAISKTLSPALQKVSLALTLPSNLAGALYKGLSTFAWRGINLTKIESRPLKTALGEYFFIIDLLNEAPDLLQFAYQELDSLGIQTKVLGQYQVYTLKDKGMEKK